ACGAATCGCTGGCACTGCGGTTGAGCGCGTGCACTTCATAGCCCTGCGTGAGGAGCTGGTGCACGATGGCGAGGCCAAGGCCACGGTTGCCCCCGGTAACGAGGGCACGGAAGACGGGTTCGGAGCGGGTCATGCCGCTTAGATACGGGCGGTCGGCTGAGAGGTCAAAGCGTGAGGCATCTTCCGGCATAAAAATCTATCCGGCCAATCTGCGTTTCATCTGCGGCTAAATAGCTCTTCCGCTCCTCCCGGGTTGATGGACAAACTTGTCTTTTCGGCGGGGTCGTTGCAGTTTCTCCCCATGTCGTTTGATTTCGAGACGTGTAGCGACCGGACTGGCACCGGGAGCCTGAAGTGGGACAAGTATCGCGGGCGCGATGTGCTGCCGTTCTGGGTGGCCGATATGGATTTCGTGTCGCCGCCGCCGGTGCTGGAAGCCCTTCGGGCCCGCGTCGACCATGGTATCTTTGGCTACACCTTGCCCAACGACGAGGTGGTGGAAGCCGTGCTCAGCTACCTGCAGCGCGTGCATGGCGTGAAGGCCGAGAAGGAGTGGCTGGTGTGGATGCCGGGCCTGGTGCCTGCGCTCAACGTCTCGGCGGCCGCCTTTGCCGAGCAGGGCGACGAGATCCTGACTTGCACGCCCGTTTACCCGCCCTTCCTCAGTGCCCCCGTCTGGCGCGACCGCACGCTCAAGACGGTCGACCTGAAGCTGGAGGATGGCCGCTATACCTTCGATTGGGAAAAGCTGGAGGCCGCCGTCACCCCGCAGACCAAGATCTTCATCCTCTGCAACCCGCACAACCCGGTGGGCCGCGTCTACACGCAAGAGGAGCTGGAGCGCCTGGCCGACTTCTGCGAGCGGCATAAGCTCGTGCTGCTGTCCGACGAGATTCACTGCGACCTGATCCTCGAGCCCGGCGCGAAGCACCTCCCGATGCTCAACGTCAGCGAGTCGATCGCCAGCCGCACGGTGGCGATGTATGCGCCCAGCAAGACTTACAACCTGCCGGGCCTCGCCTGCGCCTTCCTCGTCATCCCCGATACCAAGGTACGGGCGGCTTACCGCCTCTGCGCGCGCGGCCTCATCACCGAAGTCAATTCGTTTGGCTACACCGGCTGCGCCGCCGCCTACAACCACGGCGAGCCTTGGCGACAGGAGCTGATTGGCGTGCTGCGCGCCAACCGCGACCGTCTTTATGCCTTTGTGCGCGAGCACTTGCCCCAGGTGGTGATGCAACCAATGGAGGCCACCTACCTCGCCTGGCTCGACGTGCGCGCGCTGGGTCTCGACAACCCCGTCGCCCACTTCGAGCAGCACGGCATCGGCCTCAGCAACGGCGGCGACTTCCACGCGCCGGGCTTCCTGCGCTTCAACTTCGGCTGCCCGCCCGCCATGATGGAAAAGGGCCTCGAACGCCTCAAGGCCGCCTACGACGCCGCGGTGGCGCAGGCGGTGTAAGATAGATTCAGCCGCAGATCGACGCAGATTTTCTCAGATGATGATTTGTTTTATCTGCGTTTCATCTGCGTGAAACTGCGGCTAAAAGCCATTTCTCAATGGCAGGCGTGGGCTTCTTCCTTCGCGCTTGCCTTGGCCTTGGGCAACAGGCGTTGCAGCCAGGGCCAGACGAGCAGGGCGATGAGGCCGGCGCCGAGCACGTGTTGCCACCAGGCCGCCTGCATCTCCATCGGGTGCACATGGCCGATCACGTTCCAGTGTCCGAGGTCGACCAGCAGGGCCGCAATCCAGGCGGTAACGGTCAGCGAGGCGATGTAAAGTACGGTGGAGCGGGCCCCGATGATCTTTCGTAGCGCCACCATGGTTGCCACGCTGGTCGCCGGGCCTACCACGAGGAAGATCAGCGCCGCACCAGGCGAGAGACCTGCCGCCAGCAGGGCCACTGCGATGGGGATCGAGCCGATGGCACAGACGTAGAGCGGCAGGCCGATGACGGTAGCGGCAACGTATTCGATCCAGCCGCTGCCGATGTAGTCCTGCAGCGCGCCGCTTGGCAAAAGCTGGGTCAGCACGCCTGCGAGCACGAAGCCCAGCAGGAGCGAGCGCGAGAGGTCGCGCGGCAGCGTCTCGAATCCGAAACGCAGGCCCTCCGCCAGCTTCGACGGTGCGTGATGAGCGTGCTCCGCGCCATGGGAGCTGCAGCAAGAGCTTTCTGCGGCCTTGTGGCTGGAGCAGCACGATGCCTCCTCGACAGGCGCTTCGTGGCTGCA
The Verrucomicrobiota bacterium JB022 DNA segment above includes these coding regions:
- a CDS encoding PatB family C-S lyase, which translates into the protein MDKLVFSAGSLQFLPMSFDFETCSDRTGTGSLKWDKYRGRDVLPFWVADMDFVSPPPVLEALRARVDHGIFGYTLPNDEVVEAVLSYLQRVHGVKAEKEWLVWMPGLVPALNVSAAAFAEQGDEILTCTPVYPPFLSAPVWRDRTLKTVDLKLEDGRYTFDWEKLEAAVTPQTKIFILCNPHNPVGRVYTQEELERLADFCERHKLVLLSDEIHCDLILEPGAKHLPMLNVSESIASRTVAMYAPSKTYNLPGLACAFLVIPDTKVRAAYRLCARGLITEVNSFGYTGCAAAYNHGEPWRQELIGVLRANRDRLYAFVREHLPQVVMQPMEATYLAWLDVRALGLDNPVAHFEQHGIGLSNGGDFHAPGFLRFNFGCPPAMMEKGLERLKAAYDAAVAQAV
- a CDS encoding SO_0444 family Cu/Zn efflux transporter, producing the protein MNWVSELLRGVWALVAEMAPYLWLGFGIAALLHAVVKESWVREHLGKRGFWQTVKATLLGVPLPLCSCGVIPVAAGIRRQGGSAGATAAFTASTPHTGVDSILATAGMISWPFALVRIGVAAVSGVVTGVMVDRFGQADDVAPKDIDAGCGCGCGCKGEEAACACEDEPEEAHSCCSSSKAKEAHTCCASQPVEAIAQPESSCCSSKTQPAVTSCCSHEAPVEEASCCSSHKAAESSCCSSHGAEHAHHAPSKLAEGLRFGFETLPRDLSRSLLLGFVLAGVLTQLLPSGALQDYIGSGWIEYVAATVIGLPLYVCAIGSIPIAVALLAAGLSPGAALIFLVVGPATSVATMVALRKIIGARSTVLYIASLTVTAWIAALLVDLGHWNVIGHVHPMEMQAAWWQHVLGAGLIALLVWPWLQRLLPKAKASAKEEAHACH